One part of the Bacteroidota bacterium genome encodes these proteins:
- a CDS encoding alpha-L-fucosidase: protein MKKLAVFFAFLFLFSGIMKAQRNITQDERMKWWREARFGMFIHWGLYSIPAGEWNGKEIPGIGEWIFKNAKIPVAEYRQLASKFNPVKFNAHDFVMTAKNAGMKYITITSKHHEGFAMFKSDASKYNIVDATPYGKDVIKALAEECHKQGIKLCFYYSQSRDWNEPNGLDNDWDFPKERDFQRYLDEKVKPQLTELLTNYGPIGLIWFDTPMTISKEQAQDLKDLVRKLQPECIISGRLGGGVETDYMSTGDNVIPATVVPGDWEVPATLNNTWGYKKNDHNWKSAADLTRLLFDIASKGGNYLLNVGPTSEGVIPQESVNILKQVGDWMKVNSECIYGTAASPYQVEFNWGNITAKPGKLYLGIFNWPNNGFYLEGLKNKVKKVYLLSDLQKKPVPFKVLYDKNMDHYRVKINLPAQAPDKVVSVVVMEIEGKPAVETGICQQAGGNIDLPGILAMSLKDGKPEKLNFTARGGGADWKDPAISLTWDFKVQKPGSYKIDIVSTETGSHGAPVWQGGHVVKVQCNNQEQQSAINNESQEFNPRSQYWKKIHSSGGKLTFTKAGSYKLILLPVSFSEGKNGFTFREINLVPEKL, encoded by the coding sequence ATGAAGAAGTTAGCTGTATTTTTTGCATTTTTATTCCTGTTCTCAGGGATAATGAAAGCTCAGAGAAATATCACACAGGACGAAAGGATGAAATGGTGGCGCGAAGCCCGTTTCGGGATGTTCATTCATTGGGGATTGTATTCCATCCCTGCCGGGGAATGGAATGGTAAAGAAATTCCGGGAATAGGTGAATGGATTTTTAAAAATGCAAAGATTCCTGTGGCCGAATACCGCCAGCTGGCATCAAAGTTCAATCCTGTAAAATTTAATGCACATGACTTTGTGATGACCGCCAAAAATGCAGGAATGAAGTACATAACCATCACTTCCAAGCACCATGAAGGTTTTGCCATGTTCAAATCCGATGCTTCGAAATACAATATTGTGGATGCAACTCCTTATGGCAAGGACGTTATAAAGGCTTTGGCCGAGGAATGCCACAAACAGGGGATAAAACTCTGTTTTTATTATTCGCAGTCACGCGACTGGAACGAACCTAACGGTTTGGACAATGATTGGGATTTTCCTAAAGAACGTGATTTTCAGAGATATCTGGATGAAAAAGTCAAACCCCAACTAACGGAATTGCTTACCAATTATGGCCCTATAGGGTTAATCTGGTTTGATACCCCGATGACTATTTCAAAAGAGCAGGCACAAGATCTGAAAGACCTGGTGCGTAAGCTTCAGCCTGAATGTATCATCAGCGGGCGCCTTGGTGGTGGCGTTGAAACCGATTACATGTCTACCGGCGATAATGTTATTCCCGCTACGGTTGTTCCCGGCGACTGGGAAGTTCCGGCTACTCTTAATAATACCTGGGGATATAAGAAAAATGATCACAACTGGAAATCGGCAGCTGATCTTACCCGCCTTCTTTTTGATATTGCCAGCAAAGGCGGAAATTATCTGTTGAATGTCGGGCCTACTTCTGAAGGGGTTATTCCACAGGAATCTGTTAATATATTGAAACAGGTAGGTGATTGGATGAAGGTAAACAGCGAATGTATCTATGGAACCGCTGCCAGTCCTTATCAGGTTGAATTCAACTGGGGCAATATTACTGCCAAGCCCGGGAAACTATACCTGGGGATTTTTAACTGGCCCAACAATGGATTTTATTTGGAAGGGCTGAAAAACAAGGTTAAAAAAGTTTATCTACTTTCGGATTTGCAGAAGAAGCCTGTTCCTTTCAAGGTTCTGTATGACAAAAACATGGATCATTACAGGGTGAAGATTAACCTGCCCGCTCAGGCACCAGACAAAGTTGTGTCGGTGGTAGTGATGGAGATTGAAGGAAAACCTGCAGTAGAAACCGGAATTTGCCAGCAAGCCGGAGGAAATATTGATTTGCCTGGAATTTTGGCAATGTCATTGAAAGATGGTAAACCAGAAAAGCTTAATTTTACCGCCAGAGGTGGAGGTGCTGACTGGAAAGATCCTGCCATCTCTCTTACCTGGGATTTTAAAGTACAAAAACCGGGAAGTTATAAGATTGATATTGTTTCAACCGAGACGGGTTCTCACGGGGCTCCTGTATGGCAGGGCGGACATGTTGTAAAAGTACAATGCAATAATCAGGAACAGCAATCTGCCATCAACAATGAAAGCCAGGAATTTAATCCGCGCAGCCAGTACTGGAAGAAGATTCATTCCTCTGGAGGCAAACTGACGTTCACAAAGGCTGGTTCGTACAAACTTATACTTCTTCCTGTCAGTTTCTCGGAAGGAAAAAATGGTTTTACTTTCAGGGAAATCAATTTAGTCCCTGAAAAATTATGA